Proteins found in one Candidatus Omnitrophota bacterium genomic segment:
- a CDS encoding DUF2905 domain-containing protein, whose translation MFSLESIGKMLVFFGVVTIFLGLLFMLAGKIPYLGKLPGDIAIHTKRFHFYFPIVTSLIISLLLTIIINVIFRHK comes from the coding sequence GCAAGATGCTTGTGTTCTTCGGTGTCGTTACGATCTTTCTAGGATTACTTTTTATGTTAGCAGGAAAGATCCCCTATCTGGGAAAACTTCCGGGTGATATTGCAATCCACACAAAGAGATTCCATTTTTACTTTCCGATAGTAACTTCTTTAATAATTAGCTTATTGCTTACAATTATTATAAACGTAATCTTTAGGCATAAATAA
- a CDS encoding Smr/MutS family protein, whose product MGKIKLDLHDIYNVGKQIDSELRRVIEEAVSKRITEVEIIPGKGSGQLKKSVLRFLEQPEIKKLYHRIEKDDKNFGRIFVRFRF is encoded by the coding sequence ATGGGTAAGATCAAGCTGGATTTACATGATATCTATAATGTTGGCAAGCAGATTGATTCTGAGTTAAGAAGAGTAATTGAAGAAGCGGTAAGCAAAAGGATTACCGAAGTTGAGATCATTCCAGGCAAAGGAAGCGGCCAGTTAAAGAAAAGCGTGTTGCGTTTTCTCGAACAGCCGGAGATTAAGAAGCTTTATCACCGGATAGAGAAGGATGATAAGAATTTTGGAAGGATTTTTGTGCGTTTTAGATTCTAA